The following are encoded together in the Camelina sativa cultivar DH55 unplaced genomic scaffold, Cs unpScaffold00613, whole genome shotgun sequence genome:
- the LOC104773671 gene encoding ribosome-binding protein 1-like, which produces MADVNNDEIRQPNTQGIIVPPQQSKQALLEQNEAKTEKTLIRSSKQALLEQNEAKTEKTLIRSSKQALLEQNEAKTEKTLIRSSKQALLEQNEAKTEKTLIRSSKQALLEQNEAKTEKTLIRSSKQALLEQNEAKTEKTLIRSSKQALLEQNEAKTEKTLIRSSKQALLEQNEAKTEKTLIRSSKQALLEQNEAKTEKTLIRSSKQALLEQNEAKTEKTLIRSSKQALLEQNEAKTEKTLIRSSKQALLEQNEAKTEKTLIRSSKQALLEQNEAKTEKTLIRSSKQALLEQNEAKTEKTLIRSSKQALLEQNEAKTEKTLIRSSKQALLEQNEAKTEKTLIRSSKQALLEQNEAKTEKTLIRSSKQALLEQNEAKTEKTLIRSSKQALLEQNEAKTEKTLIRSSKQALLEQNEAKTEKTLIRSSKQALLEQNEAKTEKTLIRSSKQALLEQNEAKTEKTLIRSSKQALLEQNEAKTEKTLIRS; this is translated from the exons ATGGCCGACGTGAACAATGATGAGATTCGTCAACCCAACACTCAGGGTATTATTGTTCCACCTCAGCAAAG taaacaggcCCTACTAGAGCAAAacgaggctaaaaccgagaaaacattgattcgaagcagtaaacaggcCCTACTAGAGCAAAacgaggctaaaaccgagaaaacattgattcgaagcagtaaacaggcCCTACTAGAGCAAAacgaggctaaaaccgagaaaacattgattcgaagcagtaaacaggcCCTACTAGAGCAAAacgaggctaaaaccgagaaaacattgattcgaagcagtaaacaggcCCTACTAGAGCAAAacgaggctaaaaccgagaaaacattgattcgaagcagtaaacaggcCCTACTAGAGCAAAacgaggctaaaaccgagaaaacattgattcgaagcagtaaacaggcCCTACTAGAGCAAAacgaggctaaaaccgagaaaacattgattcgaagcagtaaacaggcCCTACTAGAGCAAAacgaggctaaaaccgagaaaacattgattcgaagcagtaaacaggcCCTACTAGAGCAAAacgaggctaaaaccgagaaaacattgattcgaagcagtaaacaggcCCTACTAGAGCAAAacgaggctaaaaccgagaaaacattgattcgaagcagtaaacaggcCCTACTAGAGCAAAacgaggctaaaaccgagaaaacattgattcgaagcagtaaacaggcCCTACTAGAGCAAAacgaggctaaaaccgagaaaacattgattcgaagcagtaaacaggcCCTACTAGAGCAAAacgaggctaaaaccgagaaaacattgattcgaagcagtaaacaggcCCTACTAGAGCAAAacgaggctaaaaccgagaaaacattgattcgaagcagtaaacaggcCCTACTAGAGCAAAacgaggctaaaaccgagaaaacattgattcgaagcagtaaacaggcCCTACTAGAGCAAAacgaggctaaaaccgagaaaacattgattcgaagcagtaaacaggcCCTACTAGAGCAAAacgaggctaaaaccgagaaaacattgattcgaagcagtaaacaggcCCTACTAGAGCAAAacgaggctaaaaccgagaaaacattgattcgaagcagtaaacaggcCCTACTAGAGCAAAacgaggctaaaaccgagaaaacattgattcgaagcagtaaacaggcCCTACTAGAGCAAAacgaggctaaaaccgagaaaacattgattcgaagcagtaaacaggcCCTACTAGAGCAAAacgaggctaaaaccgagaaaacattgattcgaagcagtaaacaggcCCTACTAGAGCAAAacgaggctaaaaccgagaaaacattgattcgaagcagtaaacaggcCCTACTAGAGCAAAacgaggctaaaaccgagaaaacattgattcgaagca
- the LOC104773670 gene encoding uncharacterized protein LOC104773670 has product MLRWAHLTAGILSVVVLSSLLVVFLRRWCFLRQPEITTSLNAASPIGRDSFQARISKLHHTSLIHQLDTSDIKRRGSINNYSLSRSAKTGGLPSKPGLFIWTEHLALVNEAVENGWTRFGFFVHAPAPSVIGASLGSVLPGISTTAGGKDPGVVITWEVSNGSVGFTQTIKFNQACKDTVNNKRNPLMVLRAALPLPGPQLVSSAFPQEAYFEIKILEILQHGCGFSEGGNNVGWDLASMESEKTKLFKSQGLKLVETKECDGENEEAILSLGLATGGSFRTGETQLPGKFLASIGFQSDGAVYLDGMKLVCESEKHEWAKENKVVGCGYDPSKKKVYFTVNSHLVHVINCKAEEFGTPLYPTLASKTEATVLVNLGQSPFYYGPANGQRTPNPCAGTTAGLGDSKDLFSIGRIETPYLSNFSITRGNSDEITSGRTTVGNSHRCKLDYDEESDADLFEIALERSVKPNPS; this is encoded by the exons ATGCTTCGGTGGGCCCATTTAACCGCAGGGATTCTCTCTGTTGTTgtcctctcttctctccttgTAGTCTTCCTCCGTCGCTGGTGCTTTCTCCGCCAACCAGAGATCACCACATCCCTTAACGCGGCCAGCCCTATTGGGAGAGATAGCTTCCAGGCTAGAATCTCAAAGCTCCACCATACGAGCCTCATCCACCAGCTAGATACCTCCGACATCAAGCGCAGAGGAAGTATCAACAACTATTCCCTCTCCCGAAGCGCCAAAACCGGAGGACTCCCGTCAAAGCCTGGTCTATTCATCTGGACGGAGCATCTGGCTTTGGTGAACGAAGCGGTCGAGAATGGCTGGACAAGGTTTGGATTCTTCGTTCATGCACCGGCTCCTTCTGTGATCGGGGCCTCACTGGGATCAGTTCTTCCAGGGATTTCCACGACCGCAGGAGGCAAAGATCCCGGTGTAGTAATCACATGGGAAGTGTCAAACGGCTCCGTGGGATTCACACAAACGATCAAGTTTAATCAAGCGTGCAAAGATACggtcaacaacaaaagaaaccctTTGATGGTTCTCCGGGCAGCTTTACCACTTCCCGGACCACAACTTGTAAGTTCTGCTTTCCCACAAGAGGCTTACTTTGAAATCAAAATCCTGGAAATCCTCCAACACGGCTGCGGATTCAGTGAGGGTGGTAACAACGTAGGTTGGGACCTCGCATCAATGGAAAGTGAAAAGACCAAGTTGTTCAAGAGCCAAGGATTAAAACTTGTCGAAACAAAAGAATGCGATGGGGAAAACGAAGAAGCCATTTTGTCCCTAGGACTAGCGACGGGTGGTTCCTTTAGAACCGGCGAGACACAACTACCAGGAAAGTTCTTGGCTTCTATTGGGTTCCAATCCGACGGTGCTGTCTATCTTGATG GAATGAAGCTGGTTTGTGAATCGGAGAAACATGAGTgggcaaaagaaaacaaagtggTTGGTTGTGGTTACGATCCGAGTAAGAAGAAGGTTTACTTCACAGTCAACTCACACTTAGTTCACGTCATTAACTGTAAAGCAGAAGAGTTCGGGACACCTCTCTACCCTACTCTTGCTTCCAAAACAGAGGCCACAGTACTTGTCAACTTGGGGCAATCTCCATTTTATTACGGCCCGGCAAACGGGCAGCGCACACCCAATCCATGTGCTGGTACTACAGCTGGGCTCGGCGATAGCAAAGATTTGTTTTCCATTGGAAGAATAGAGACTCCATATTTAAGCAATTTTTCAATTACTAGAGGAAATAGTGACGAGATTACAAGTGGAAGGACGACCGTGGGAAATAGTCATAGATGTAAGCTTGACTATGACGAAGAATCTGATGCTGATCTTTTTGAAATTGCGCTTGAACGTTCTGTAAAACCAAACCCATCATAG